One window of Phycisphaeraceae bacterium genomic DNA carries:
- a CDS encoding right-handed parallel beta-helix repeat-containing protein, producing the protein MMSHRFVPRIASLTVVAGLFGIAQAQQIDLPTVIVDHDDVIISQSCRLIVPKGVFIPDSNNNGVVHIAASDITIECVDGEAELIADPERDNWDRKSGIGYVIRDVKNVTLRNAHAHRYKVNILAVNADGLVLDRCDVAGGYAQRLKSTPEREDSGDWLFPHNNDDREWVTQHGAAICIENSSDVTVRNCYTRRRQNGLILDRVTDSRIYDNDFSFLSGWGIAMWRSSRNIIARNQTDFCIRGYSHDIYNRGQDSAGILMFEQCNDNIIAENSATHSGDGLFAFAGREALGEFLEPNQTMPSKMGNNRNQFFGNDFSYAAAHGLELTFSFDNTISGNTFIGNAICGIWGGFSQDTAITHNLFERNGDKGYGLERGGINIEHSKRNTIVSNRFVSNECGVHLWWDDPGGLAGVPWYKLNYGPLRSNRVVNNAFRADKVGIQIRDDAINRGEKIHFQDTRISANTFVGVQIGEDVPPDISVEHTTEQWLIDSMGEQPPRSVPGTLQAVGARKHLAGRQNIVMTEWFPWDHKAPTVVARPKTPGSGTHEYRIYSKSPMWFGTAVDQVYDSGVGVRIEPMPSQKSSPDLAVSRVLVDAVQGENIVPYDIRITHNDEVFDLIGEFSRMPWQIRTFPWTPDPATQQPAPPDDELQWQDTTTSWVGTVSTLDLTFGGSGPKQAITRVLENANEVVFFEGADTQRDYFGIVAETTAHLSPGTWSVETVSDDGIRVHADGAIIIENWTHHAPEHDNATITVDPVEHPNGKDVTFRVEYFEIMGHAVLKVDVKKIAAPE; encoded by the coding sequence ATGATGAGCCATCGCTTTGTTCCACGCATCGCAAGCCTGACTGTTGTTGCTGGTTTGTTCGGCATTGCCCAAGCCCAGCAGATCGATCTGCCGACCGTCATCGTTGATCACGACGACGTCATCATCAGCCAGTCGTGCAGACTTATCGTGCCAAAGGGCGTGTTCATCCCAGACTCGAACAACAATGGCGTTGTACACATTGCTGCAAGCGACATCACCATCGAGTGCGTTGATGGCGAGGCAGAACTGATTGCGGACCCCGAACGCGACAACTGGGACAGAAAGTCAGGCATCGGATATGTCATTCGCGACGTGAAGAATGTCACGCTCCGCAACGCGCACGCGCATCGGTACAAAGTCAACATCCTCGCGGTGAACGCGGACGGGCTCGTACTCGACCGATGTGATGTCGCTGGTGGATACGCGCAACGACTGAAATCAACACCCGAGCGTGAGGACTCGGGCGACTGGCTCTTCCCGCACAACAATGATGATCGCGAGTGGGTAACCCAGCACGGGGCAGCCATCTGCATAGAGAACTCAAGCGATGTCACAGTACGAAACTGCTACACCCGACGCCGGCAGAACGGATTGATTCTCGATCGAGTGACCGATTCGCGCATTTATGACAATGACTTCTCGTTTCTGTCCGGATGGGGCATCGCGATGTGGCGTTCCAGCAGAAACATCATCGCGCGGAACCAGACCGATTTCTGCATCCGTGGATACTCGCACGATATCTACAACCGGGGACAGGACTCAGCCGGCATTCTCATGTTCGAGCAGTGCAACGACAACATTATCGCGGAAAACTCTGCAACACATTCGGGGGACGGGCTCTTTGCCTTTGCTGGGCGCGAGGCGCTCGGCGAGTTCCTCGAACCAAACCAAACCATGCCCAGCAAGATGGGCAACAACCGCAACCAGTTCTTTGGTAACGATTTCTCGTATGCAGCTGCGCATGGACTTGAACTCACATTCTCCTTTGACAACACGATTTCGGGCAACACTTTCATTGGCAATGCGATCTGCGGTATCTGGGGCGGTTTCTCGCAGGATACAGCCATCACGCACAATCTGTTCGAGCGAAATGGCGACAAGGGATATGGACTCGAACGGGGCGGCATCAATATCGAGCACAGCAAGCGCAACACCATCGTGTCCAATCGGTTCGTCTCCAACGAGTGTGGTGTGCACCTGTGGTGGGATGATCCGGGTGGGCTTGCTGGTGTGCCGTGGTACAAGCTCAACTACGGGCCGTTGCGTTCAAATCGTGTTGTAAACAATGCCTTCCGCGCAGACAAGGTGGGGATCCAGATCCGTGACGACGCGATCAATCGCGGCGAAAAAATCCACTTTCAAGATACACGGATCTCGGCAAACACCTTCGTCGGTGTGCAGATCGGCGAGGACGTACCGCCAGACATATCAGTGGAGCACACAACCGAGCAGTGGCTCATCGATTCGATGGGTGAACAGCCGCCACGCTCTGTACCCGGCACATTGCAGGCTGTTGGCGCGCGCAAGCATCTTGCGGGTCGACAGAACATTGTCATGACGGAATGGTTCCCGTGGGATCACAAAGCGCCAACTGTGGTCGCACGACCGAAGACCCCCGGGAGCGGCACGCACGAATACCGCATTTACTCAAAGTCGCCAATGTGGTTCGGCACAGCCGTTGATCAGGTCTACGACTCGGGTGTGGGTGTGCGCATCGAACCGATGCCGAGCCAGAAGTCCTCGCCTGATCTTGCCGTATCGCGCGTGCTCGTTGACGCGGTACAAGGTGAGAACATCGTGCCATATGACATCCGTATCACGCACAATGACGAGGTATTCGATCTCATCGGTGAGTTTTCGCGCATGCCATGGCAGATTCGCACATTCCCGTGGACACCGGATCCAGCAACACAGCAGCCCGCGCCGCCGGACGATGAATTGCAGTGGCAGGACACAACAACCAGTTGGGTCGGAACAGTGTCTACGCTCGACCTGACCTTTGGCGGCTCCGGTCCGAAGCAAGCCATCACGCGCGTGCTTGAGAATGCAAACGAGGTAGTGTTCTTTGAAGGAGCAGACACACAACGCGACTACTTCGGCATCGTCGCGGAAACAACTGCCCATCTCTCACCCGGCACATGGTCGGTTGAAACTGTCTCGGACGACGGAATCCGAGTACACGCAGACGGCGCGATCATTATCGAGAACTGGACACATCACGCCCCGGAACACGATAACGCAACCATAACTGTCGACCCAGTTGAGCACCCGAACGGAAAGGATGTAACCTTCCGTGTTGAGTACTTTGAGATCATGGGGCACGCGGTGCTGAAGGTAGACGTGAAAAAGATCGCAGCGCCGGAGTGA
- the pdxH gene encoding pyridoxamine 5'-phosphate oxidase: MSDINEFQLAVDPTRNDGRGLPAELPESPMPTLAKWLDHATSERVQPNPNAIVLSTVGADNRPSARLVLCKFLDPDRGTLKFHTNYTSKKAQDIDANPHVALTFHWDTLELQARIEGIATRTPEAESEAYFLTRPWVRKVGAWSSDQSQPIASRDAMMAKVRAAMERFGIDPENPPAHNAKIDIPRPSNWGGYSVTALRVELWVGGLGRVHDRAAWERADAASPWNATRLQP, encoded by the coding sequence ATGTCAGATATCAACGAGTTTCAGCTTGCTGTTGACCCCACCCGGAACGATGGTCGCGGCCTGCCGGCCGAGTTGCCGGAGTCGCCCATGCCGACGCTTGCCAAGTGGCTCGACCACGCGACGAGCGAGCGTGTGCAGCCGAACCCCAACGCGATAGTGCTGTCGACAGTTGGCGCTGACAACAGGCCGAGTGCTCGTCTGGTGCTGTGCAAGTTCCTTGATCCTGATCGGGGCACGCTGAAGTTTCACACCAACTACACATCGAAGAAGGCGCAGGACATCGACGCAAATCCGCACGTCGCGCTGACGTTTCACTGGGACACACTCGAACTGCAGGCACGGATCGAGGGCATTGCAACGCGCACGCCCGAAGCGGAGAGCGAGGCGTACTTTCTGACACGGCCGTGGGTCAGAAAGGTTGGCGCGTGGTCGAGCGATCAGTCCCAGCCGATCGCGTCCCGTGATGCCATGATGGCAAAGGTGCGCGCAGCAATGGAGCGGTTTGGGATCGACCCTGAGAATCCGCCCGCGCACAATGCGAAGATCGACATCCCGCGCCCTTCCAACTGGGGCGGGTACAGCGTGACTGCGCTTCGTGTTGAGCTCTGGGTTGGCGGTCTCGGTCGCGTGCACGATCGCGCGGCGTGGGAGCGAGCGGATGCAGCGAGCCCGTGGAATGCGACCAGGTTACAGCCGTAA
- the dnaB gene encoding replicative DNA helicase — MQTILEMDEGNPRQSRRDKRQSRSAVEVKSILERQPPHSLSAEMALLGAIIVDPSAVAEVLPYVSSSDDFFSDSHGIIFRSVIELYEKHQSADLVQLVEAVTKHTAIENIGGPEFLVKLAEDSPTSANAKYYAQIVAAKARLRQLIQTAGTIAYEAHSAGEYDAEGVRQIIDWAEGEIFKIAERDEKSDPQRLSELLMAEIERIEKSDGTRLLGLATGFHDLDEMLSGLKGGEMLVLAGRPSMGKTAIALNMAEQIAFGGRAPNEHTGNPKDHVAVGVFSLEMSKDAVTQRLVSSFTGADSQKLRTGGLTKTELTRVIQKSFILGEAPIVIDDTPALSILGLRARARRMLAQHHVKCLVVDYLQLLSAPGLARESRQVEVSAISRGIKALARELNVPIITLAQLNRGSEQREGHRPRMSDLRESGSIEQDADVVMLIHREDYYHRNDPSWAEDPENADKVGTAELLVVKQRNGPTGVVKLKWNENITRFENRVGYRRDDVPDEFVQRARTIEAKPVADTSQGIEFRSSFRKVDPDEANHPPTHDISAAALPRERDEDREDTDDDFSDLPVPF; from the coding sequence ATGCAGACGATCCTCGAAATGGACGAAGGCAATCCCAGACAATCCCGCCGAGACAAACGCCAGTCGCGTAGCGCAGTCGAGGTGAAGTCGATCCTTGAACGCCAACCGCCGCACTCGCTGTCGGCTGAGATGGCGCTGCTCGGAGCGATCATTGTCGATCCGTCAGCGGTTGCCGAAGTGCTGCCGTATGTGAGTTCGAGCGACGATTTCTTCTCAGATTCACACGGCATCATCTTCCGCTCGGTCATCGAACTCTACGAGAAGCACCAGAGTGCAGACCTTGTGCAACTGGTTGAGGCTGTTACAAAGCACACCGCGATTGAGAACATCGGCGGGCCGGAGTTTCTGGTCAAACTGGCCGAGGACTCCCCCACCAGCGCCAACGCGAAGTACTACGCGCAGATCGTGGCCGCCAAGGCGCGCCTGCGCCAGCTCATCCAAACGGCGGGCACGATCGCCTATGAGGCGCACAGCGCGGGTGAGTACGACGCCGAGGGCGTGCGTCAGATCATCGACTGGGCTGAGGGCGAGATCTTCAAGATCGCGGAACGCGACGAGAAGTCAGACCCGCAACGACTCAGCGAACTGCTGATGGCCGAGATCGAACGCATCGAGAAATCTGATGGCACGAGGCTGCTCGGTCTTGCGACCGGGTTCCACGATCTCGACGAGATGCTCTCGGGCCTGAAAGGCGGCGAGATGCTGGTGCTCGCTGGACGTCCATCGATGGGCAAAACAGCGATCGCACTGAACATGGCTGAGCAGATCGCATTCGGTGGACGAGCGCCCAACGAGCACACGGGCAATCCAAAGGACCACGTTGCTGTGGGGGTTTTCAGCCTTGAAATGTCAAAGGATGCGGTGACACAGCGCCTTGTCAGTTCATTCACTGGTGCTGATTCACAGAAACTCCGCACCGGTGGACTGACAAAGACCGAGTTAACAAGGGTCATCCAGAAATCGTTTATTCTTGGTGAAGCGCCCATCGTCATCGACGACACGCCTGCTCTTTCTATCCTCGGGCTGCGTGCGCGCGCACGGCGCATGCTCGCACAACACCATGTCAAGTGCCTTGTTGTTGACTATCTCCAGTTGCTCAGCGCTCCCGGACTCGCACGCGAGTCGCGCCAGGTCGAAGTCTCGGCGATCAGTCGCGGCATCAAGGCGCTTGCGCGTGAACTCAACGTGCCGATCATCACACTTGCGCAGCTCAACCGCGGAAGCGAGCAGCGAGAGGGGCATCGTCCGCGCATGAGTGATCTGCGCGAATCGGGCTCGATCGAACAGGACGCCGATGTGGTGATGCTTATCCATCGCGAGGATTACTACCACCGCAACGATCCGTCGTGGGCGGAAGACCCGGAAAATGCGGATAAGGTCGGCACGGCTGAGTTGCTCGTTGTCAAACAACGAAACGGCCCCACCGGCGTGGTCAAACTGAAATGGAACGAGAACATCACCCGCTTCGAGAACCGCGTCGGGTATCGGCGTGACGATGTACCCGACGAGTTCGTGCAGCGAGCACGCACAATCGAGGCAAAGCCTGTTGCTGATACATCGCAGGGAATCGAGTTTCGATCAAGCTTTCGCAAGGTTGACCCGGACGAGGCCAATCACCCACCCACACATGATATCAGTGCAGCTGCGCTTCCGCGCGAGCGCGACGAAGATAGAGAAGACACTGACGACGATTTCAGCGATCTCCCTGTGCCATTCTAG
- a CDS encoding SpoIIE family protein phosphatase, whose product MSLRAKLLTALLLASLLPMVIMMVVGQGSLRLLGSRIASEQRKDLLNEAMQRLQYDTERIAETFNRSTRQIISGCIIQQLELEQMLANEPNEANRVFLMTSNDFAENATLEMVLHPEADKNTRPDLMVAYDRPVVDPRGDSADDDALRLASLTVVLNSIYFSLRDIATWQFAVLKSGSSAWYPGTQLPDGFDARELPFMQSFLQQIAAGVVNGNGVSAFRDPLTGKVLVGLARFVHDPEGNYVGVTGVLVSVNSLQSSFTPNRVWQRDSQFYIIARNGLNEKGEPFIIAHPGHESSDVEQGERLKDQFFSLDTPEDTKLIVDALQNTEVTIHHVTKNGREMLASAAAIDFARDSDVGIITMIPKDVVTRHADNASKQILRNMKSRLIANLGIIAGVLGIVIISTLLGVRRLTQPINHLMDAARRIASGDLDAKADVQTGDELQELAETFNTMTPRLRDHMRVRSALDLAMEVQQHLLPAVAPNVPGLELAGKSIPCDEVGGDYYDFLEVGPVDDGRVGIAIGDVTGHGIAAALLMTSARAMLRSRAGEHDVAETMARRVTDINRQLAADVSHGRFMTLCWMLMDGQARTLQWVCAGHDPTVLISPKGTIEHLHGSGIPLGIEPHFHYEQFKRTSIQPGSVIMLGTDGIWEARNAAGEMFGKSRMEKVIHDHISRSASDILDALVDAVNTFRGDADALDDITLVVAKFV is encoded by the coding sequence ATGTCCCTACGTGCCAAGCTGTTAACCGCCCTGCTGCTCGCCTCACTTCTCCCGATGGTCATCATGATGGTGGTCGGGCAAGGATCACTCCGTCTTCTCGGGAGTCGTATCGCATCCGAACAGCGCAAGGATCTGCTCAACGAGGCAATGCAGCGCCTGCAGTACGACACCGAACGCATTGCCGAGACATTCAACAGATCAACGCGCCAGATCATCTCGGGATGCATTATCCAGCAACTCGAACTCGAGCAGATGCTCGCGAACGAGCCGAACGAGGCAAACCGCGTCTTTCTGATGACATCCAATGACTTCGCCGAGAACGCGACACTCGAGATGGTGCTGCACCCCGAAGCAGACAAGAACACAAGACCCGACCTGATGGTGGCATACGACAGACCTGTTGTTGACCCAAGAGGAGATTCTGCTGATGATGACGCGCTCCGGCTTGCATCATTGACCGTCGTGCTGAACTCGATCTATTTCTCGCTGAGAGACATCGCAACCTGGCAGTTTGCTGTTCTGAAGAGCGGATCCAGTGCGTGGTACCCAGGCACACAGCTGCCCGACGGCTTTGATGCGCGCGAGCTCCCATTCATGCAATCCTTCCTTCAACAAATCGCGGCAGGTGTAGTGAACGGGAATGGAGTTTCAGCTTTTCGAGATCCGCTGACGGGAAAGGTATTGGTCGGACTGGCACGATTCGTGCATGATCCGGAAGGAAACTATGTTGGTGTGACGGGAGTGCTGGTCTCGGTCAACTCGTTGCAGAGCTCGTTCACACCGAATCGAGTCTGGCAGCGCGATTCACAGTTCTACATCATCGCCCGAAACGGTCTGAATGAAAAGGGCGAGCCGTTCATCATCGCCCATCCCGGTCATGAATCATCCGATGTGGAGCAGGGTGAACGGCTGAAAGATCAGTTCTTCTCGCTTGATACACCAGAAGACACAAAGCTCATCGTTGATGCTCTCCAGAATACGGAAGTGACGATCCACCACGTGACAAAGAACGGGCGCGAGATGCTTGCTTCAGCCGCAGCAATCGACTTTGCGCGAGACTCTGACGTTGGCATCATTACGATGATCCCGAAAGACGTCGTCACACGTCACGCAGACAACGCCTCAAAGCAAATTCTCCGCAACATGAAGAGCAGGTTGATTGCGAATCTCGGTATTATTGCAGGCGTGCTCGGTATTGTGATTATCTCGACACTGCTCGGCGTGCGCCGACTGACGCAACCGATCAACCATCTGATGGATGCTGCACGCAGAATCGCATCGGGTGATCTCGATGCCAAAGCAGATGTGCAGACGGGTGATGAACTTCAGGAACTCGCCGAAACGTTCAACACCATGACACCGCGCCTTCGCGACCACATGCGCGTCCGCAGCGCGCTCGATCTTGCGATGGAGGTCCAGCAGCATCTGCTCCCAGCGGTTGCACCGAATGTGCCCGGACTCGAACTTGCCGGCAAATCCATCCCGTGCGACGAGGTCGGGGGAGATTACTACGACTTTCTCGAAGTGGGACCGGTCGACGATGGCCGCGTGGGTATTGCCATCGGTGATGTCACCGGACACGGGATTGCTGCAGCATTGCTCATGACATCCGCCCGCGCGATGCTCCGATCACGCGCTGGCGAGCACGACGTCGCTGAAACCATGGCGCGACGGGTGACTGATATCAACCGCCAACTCGCTGCAGATGTGTCGCATGGCAGGTTTATGACACTCTGCTGGATGCTGATGGATGGGCAGGCGCGCACACTACAATGGGTCTGTGCAGGGCACGATCCAACTGTCCTCATATCCCCCAAAGGTACGATTGAGCACCTGCACGGCAGCGGCATCCCGCTCGGGATCGAGCCCCACTTCCATTACGAACAGTTCAAGCGGACAAGCATCCAACCCGGCTCGGTCATCATGCTTGGCACAGACGGCATCTGGGAGGCGAGGAACGCCGCGGGTGAGATGTTTGGAAAGTCGCGCATGGAGAAGGTTATCCACGATCACATCTCGCGCAGCGCATCAGACATTCTCGATGCGCTCGTGGATGCTGTCAACACGTTCCGTGGCGACGCTGACGCGCTCGATGACATCACACTCGTTGTCGCGAAGTTTGTGTAA